ggtggtggatacctgaaactattaaactacaacccagaacccatgaatctcgaagacagttgtataaaaatgtagcttatgaggggtgacagtgggattgggaatgccataaggaccaaactccactttgtctagtttatggatggatgtgtagaaaagtaggggaagcaaacaaacagacaaaggtacccagtgttcttttttacttcaattgctctttttgactctaattattattcttgttatttttgtgtgtgtgctaatgaaggtgtcagggattgatttaggtgatgaatgtacaactatgtaatggtactgtaaacaatcgaaagtacaatttgttttgtatgactgcgtggtatgtgaatatatctcaataaaatgatgattaaaaaaaaaatatatgataagAAGCAGGGATATGTGACCCATTATTAAGGGGAAATTAGTTCATGGAAACAGACCACAGGTGACCCAATTGTTGAAATTAGCAGAAGATGAGTGTAAGTaaatattaatcattttaaagagaCATTaagaagagtttttaaaatgagaaacaaagtATTTCAACAGAGAAATTGAatatccaagaaagaaaaaattgacattttagaactgaaaaaaaattgcaattatGAATTTAGAATAGCCTTAAAAGCAGACtggaaacagcagaagaaaggatcagtgaatccAAAAGACAAGTCAATAGAACTTATCCAAAGAGAAATACAGAgatataaaagaatttaaaaaaacaaaaacagaatgtgAGACGCAGATGGGGCAATATGAAATTCTCTAACACATGTAAATGAACctagaatgaaagaaggaagaaaatgagaagcaATACTTGAAGAATAGTCATTGtggattttctaaaatttattcaaGGAACCAATGCACAATTTTAAGAGAAGCAGTGAACAAGAAAAGGGATACATACAAAGAAAAGCGCATCAAAGACACATCATGGTCATTTTGCAGGAAACCAAAGACATGATAGGTTTAATGcaactggaaaaaagaaacattatctTCAAAGGAACAGCAACTTGACTGATTCCTGACTATTCACAGAAAATATGAGCACCAGAAGGCAatggacaaatattttaaagtgttggtAAAAATCTGCCACACTAGAATTCTAAATTCTATCTCTAGAGAAAATGTTagcataaaattaagaaaaaataaagacatttttggaTAAACAACAACTGAGAAATTGTTACCAGAAAAAAATCCAAGGAAATTTTTTAAGGACTGGATAAAACTTCAGTCCAGATCGAAGTAAGAAAGGAATTAAATTTACTAGAAGGGATGAATATAGAAGACTATTGActgtttaaaacaacaaccacAATAGCTATAGCAAAAATACATTTTACTGTTTTAATATTTGAAGAATAGTTATAATAAAATTAGCCTTtttatgtgtggtaatgaggaATAGCATGGTAACTAGTATCATTTGACACCACACCTAAAGCACACCTGCAGTTACATTCACTATTGCTTTTGCTCCAAAATCAAAATAGTCCTCCCTTACCTAGTTACATATCTGTATAAGTCCAGCTCCTATTGATACATTCCTACCAAAACAAATACTGCAGCAGATTGAATGCAGAGGCAGAAAAGAGAATTCAACTGCCTCATGTAAGataaatttgcaaaaatgtaaaaccatgCCATATTTCCCACTGCATTCTTTGTTTTGATTTGGAAACTAGagctatttttcattaaatagaTTATTTACTTTAACATGCAATGGCTTTTTATTactacttttaaataaattaataaataaacatttttaaagttagtTTTAATTTCTACAATGGCAAATATTAAGAGTTATAATCTTGGGGGTCCAAACCATTTTAAAAGTCTACAGAAATCCTGAGACAAAAACATTTGAGAAGCAAACCTACATTAGCTGAGGATTATTAATTCCATCCTTGCAATTTACAATCTTACTTGACTATGGCGAGTGTGAGTAAATGATGAACTGACATCTTCAAATAGTGTTTCCTCACTCTCCTATCTGAATTCACTTGGAACTTCTTAGCATTTTCTCCACAATGGGAAAATTAATTACTTTATTAATGCTATAAAGACAGTAGCtggtttttgctttctctttgtaGGGTAAGTATTGAAACTCTCACTCCAGGAAGTCATAGATTCCTGGGGTCATGGAAGTGACATAAAGATTCATATATTGCCAACATGTAACAGTTCAGTTTAATTTAATACTTTGCTTTATGTGGCTCAGAGAGCAGGGCTGTGTAGGCCACTTAcaatcccacacacacacaaggcaGAGCTCTTTGCAGTCCCAACTGTGGCTGCCCTAACACCAACTACATTCTAAAATTGAAACATGATTCTTCATATGCTCCCGTAAGCTGTTTTACTTCCACATCTCTCAAATGCAAACAGCtgtgaataaaatgtttaaaaattagttttgtaATCTATATGGTGGAACAATTTCAAGTTATCTTTGAGCACAACCAAAATCATGGTTGTAAAGACTGGCTAAATTTCCCAAACAGGAAAATAGTTTATATTTAATGGTCAATCCATGACTGTGGAAAAGAAGAGAATTGACACAACCATATATCTGGAGATACACAGATTTCCATAAGTGAATTGGGAAATGCTTTACAGTCCAGAGAAACATGACAAAGTGTTAAGATAGGGAGCTTACAGTGGACATTCTGATAATATGAGACCCTAAAGTACCTACTGCCATCCATGTGCTAAAATCGTAGTCTCTTCATGGCATTTTTAATCTGTTTCTTAGGGTGTAAACAGCTGGATTCAGGAGAGGTGTAATGACTGCATAAAATACAGCAAGAAACTTGTCCACCCAAATGATGCTGAGTGGccacagataaatgaaaatacaggGCCCAAAGAATAATACCACCACGGTGATGTGGGCAGTACATGTAGAGAGAGCCTTGGATGCTCTACCCTTAGAGTGAAGGCAGACAGTAAGTAGGATATGTGAGTAGGAGATCAGCAATAGAATGAAGCAGATGGTTGCTAGTACCCCACTGTCAGCATTTATCAACATTTCCGGAATATAGGTGTCCATGCAGGCTAGCTTGATAACCAATGGAATATCACAGAAAAAACTATCCAATTCTCTGGGTCCACAGAACGGCAGCTTTACAATCAAAGCTAGTTGACTTACTGAATGAAGAAAGCCAGTGATCCATGATGTCATCACTAATCCAATGCACATCCGTCTGTTCATGATGCTAGAGTAATGGAGTGGCTTGCATATAGCTACATAACGGTCATATGCCATTGACACAAGCAGCAGCATCTCACCTCCTCCA
The Choloepus didactylus isolate mChoDid1 chromosome 4, mChoDid1.pri, whole genome shotgun sequence DNA segment above includes these coding regions:
- the LOC119533426 gene encoding olfactory receptor 4K3-like, giving the protein MEEVNQSVVSDFVILGLCESWKIQTFLLLIFSSLYLITILGNTFIVFLIITDLSLRSPMYFLLANLSFIDFCLSSVTTPKMITDFLKENKSISFGGCMCQIFFGHFFGGGEMLLLVSMAYDRYVAICKPLHYSSIMNRRMCIGLVMTSWITGFLHSVSQLALIVKLPFCGPRELDSFFCDIPLVIKLACMDTYIPEMLINADSGVLATICFILLLISYSHILLTVCLHSKGRASKALSTCTAHITVVVLFFGPCIFIYLWPLSIIWVDKFLAVFYAVITPLLNPAVYTLRNRLKMP